One Bacillus sp. 1780r2a1 DNA segment encodes these proteins:
- a CDS encoding YitT family protein produces the protein MNKWLEVKKIIVVTVGALLNAVALNLFLIPANVYSSGFTGVAQLISSVVTDYTPFTISTGILLLLLNIPVTILGWKKVGKTFTIYSFYSVLATTVFLEFVPIEALSQDIILNAVFGGVILAVGVGITLKFGASTGGLDIIAMVLSRMKDKPIGGYLFTLNAVIIAAAGLLYGAEKSLYTLVALYTTTRVIDVIHTRHVKVTAMIVTKKGEELRKAIHSKLVRGITAVPAKGGFTNEEKEMLMIVLTRYELFDLEKTIKEVDPHAFTNIVQTTGIFGLFRKDE, from the coding sequence TTGAACAAGTGGCTGGAAGTCAAAAAAATTATTGTTGTTACAGTTGGTGCTTTATTAAACGCAGTTGCTTTAAACTTATTTCTAATTCCAGCGAATGTTTATTCCAGTGGATTTACAGGAGTTGCCCAATTAATTTCAAGTGTTGTAACTGACTATACGCCATTTACAATTTCTACAGGTATTCTGCTGCTTTTATTAAACATTCCCGTAACGATTTTAGGTTGGAAAAAGGTAGGTAAGACATTTACGATTTATAGCTTCTATAGCGTCTTAGCTACAACGGTGTTTTTAGAGTTTGTACCGATTGAAGCTTTATCTCAAGACATCATTTTAAACGCGGTATTTGGAGGAGTCATTTTAGCTGTAGGAGTAGGAATTACGCTGAAGTTTGGTGCTTCAACGGGAGGGTTAGACATCATTGCTATGGTGTTATCACGTATGAAGGATAAGCCAATTGGTGGTTATTTATTTACGTTAAATGCTGTCATTATTGCAGCTGCAGGTTTGTTATATGGTGCGGAAAAATCATTATATACGTTGGTTGCTTTATATACGACGACAAGGGTCATCGATGTTATTCATACGCGCCACGTGAAAGTGACAGCTATGATTGTGACCAAAAAAGGCGAGGAGCTTAGAAAAGCCATTCATTCCAAATTAGTACGAGGTATCACTGCTGTTCCTGCAAAAGGTGGTTTTACAAATGAAGAGAAGGAAATGCTAATGATTGTTTTGACAAGGTATGAGCTGTTTGATTTAGAAAAAACCATTAAAGAGGTTGATCCTCATGCATTCACAAACATTGTACAAACGACAGGCATATTTGGGTTATTTCGCAAAGACGAATAA
- a CDS encoding SDR family oxidoreductase, with product MSQQQQKQTFPPQHQQTQPGIESEMNPKPTSISTDYKASGKLSGKVAIITGGDSGIGRSVAYHFAKEGANIVLTYLDEHDDAGETKKTIEECGVSCLALSGDIGEELFCEKVVHEAVQKFGQLDILVNNAAEQHPQKDITQISAEQLQRTFQTNIFSFFYFTKAAMPHLKKGSSIINTTSVTAYHGHDQLIDYSSTKGAIVSFTRSLSASLAAKGIRVNGVAPGPIWTPLIPSTFDEQQVASFGADTPMQRAGQPSELGPAYVFLASSDSSYISGQVIHINGGTIVNG from the coding sequence ATGAGTCAACAACAGCAAAAACAAACCTTTCCCCCACAGCATCAGCAAACACAACCTGGCATTGAATCAGAAATGAATCCAAAACCAACTTCTATTTCCACAGACTATAAAGCCAGTGGAAAACTTTCTGGAAAAGTAGCGATTATTACAGGAGGTGACAGCGGTATTGGACGTTCGGTTGCATACCATTTCGCAAAGGAGGGTGCCAATATTGTTCTTACGTATTTAGATGAGCATGACGATGCAGGTGAAACGAAAAAGACCATTGAAGAATGTGGGGTGTCGTGCTTAGCTCTTTCTGGAGATATCGGTGAAGAGCTGTTTTGTGAAAAAGTGGTTCATGAAGCCGTTCAGAAGTTTGGACAACTTGATATCTTGGTAAATAACGCAGCTGAGCAGCATCCTCAAAAAGATATTACACAGATTAGTGCAGAACAGCTACAGCGAACGTTTCAAACAAATATTTTCTCATTCTTTTATTTTACAAAAGCAGCGATGCCTCACTTAAAAAAAGGAAGTTCTATTATTAATACAACGTCTGTGACTGCTTATCATGGTCACGATCAGCTTATTGATTACTCATCAACAAAAGGAGCCATTGTATCATTCACTCGCTCTTTGTCAGCATCATTAGCAGCAAAAGGGATTCGAGTAAATGGCGTTGCTCCTGGACCTATTTGGACACCTCTTATCCCTTCAACATTTGATGAACAGCAAGTAGCTTCATTTGGAGCAGACACGCCGATGCAGCGTGCTGGTCAGCCTTCTGAGCTTGGACCTGCTTATGTATTTTTAGCAAGCAGCGATTCATCTTATATATCTGGACAAGTTATCCATATAAACGGTGGAACCATTGTAAATGGATAA
- a CDS encoding YajQ family cyclic di-GMP-binding protein, whose product MAKDSSFDVVSQVDLQEVTNGITMALKEIRNRYDFKGSKSDISVDKEELVLVSDDEFKLEQLKDVMVSKLIKRGVPTKNIEYGKVENASGGTVRQRGKLIQGIDKENAKKITALIKKSGLKVKSQIQDDQLRVSAKSRDDLQQVIAAIREADLSIDVQFINYR is encoded by the coding sequence ATGGCAAAAGATAGCTCATTTGACGTAGTATCACAGGTTGACTTACAAGAAGTAACAAATGGAATCACAATGGCTTTAAAAGAAATTCGAAACCGCTATGATTTTAAAGGAAGCAAAAGCGACATTTCTGTTGATAAGGAAGAGCTCGTATTAGTTTCAGATGATGAGTTTAAGCTGGAACAACTGAAGGATGTTATGGTTTCAAAATTAATTAAGCGCGGTGTACCAACAAAGAATATTGAATATGGTAAAGTTGAGAACGCTTCAGGTGGTACAGTCCGCCAGCGCGGTAAGCTGATTCAAGGTATCGATAAAGAAAATGCTAAAAAGATTACTGCTCTAATCAAAAAAAGCGGATTAAAAGTAAAGAGCCAGATTCAAGATGATCAGCTGCGTGTAAGCGCTAAAAGCCGCGATGATCTACAACAAGTCATTGCCGCAATTAGAGAAGCAGATTTATCAATTGACGTGCAGTTTATTAATTATCGCTAA
- a CDS encoding ornithine--oxo-acid transaminase, giving the protein MVQVKQTDTIIQQTERFGANNYHPLPIVIEKAEGVWVHDPENNRYMDMLSAYSAVNQGHRHPKIIEALKRQADKVTLTSRAFHNDQLGPWYEKICKMTNKNMALPMNTGAEAVETAVKAARRWAYDVKGVAENQAQIIACEGNFHGRTMTAVSLSSEAEYKRGFGPMLPGIKTIPYGDLEALKAAITPNTAAFLIEPIQGEAGIVLPPEGFLKAAFDLCKENNVLFIADEIQVGLARTGKLFAYEWEGFEPDMLILGKALGGGVFPISCVVANDDILGVFNPGSHGSTFGGNPLACAVSLASLEVIEEEELANRSLELGNYFKEELNKIGNPIIKEVRGRGLFIGVELYEAARPYCEKLKAEGLLCKETHHTVIRFAPPLTISKEELDWAIERIQKVFYA; this is encoded by the coding sequence ATGGTACAGGTAAAACAAACAGACACAATTATTCAACAAACGGAAAGATTTGGCGCAAATAACTATCATCCACTACCAATTGTTATTGAAAAAGCAGAAGGAGTGTGGGTGCATGATCCAGAAAATAATAGATATATGGATATGCTGAGCGCGTATTCAGCGGTTAACCAAGGGCATCGTCACCCTAAAATTATTGAAGCACTAAAGCGTCAAGCAGATAAAGTTACGTTAACGTCACGCGCTTTTCATAATGACCAGTTAGGTCCATGGTATGAGAAAATTTGTAAAATGACAAATAAAAATATGGCACTACCGATGAATACGGGAGCCGAAGCGGTTGAAACAGCAGTTAAAGCTGCTCGTCGTTGGGCTTATGATGTAAAAGGCGTTGCTGAAAATCAAGCACAAATTATTGCTTGTGAAGGGAATTTCCATGGCCGTACAATGACTGCTGTTTCGCTATCATCAGAAGCAGAGTATAAGCGAGGATTCGGTCCGATGCTACCAGGGATTAAAACAATTCCATATGGTGATTTAGAAGCATTAAAAGCTGCTATTACACCAAATACAGCAGCGTTTCTTATTGAACCGATTCAAGGTGAAGCAGGGATAGTGCTTCCGCCAGAAGGATTCCTAAAAGCAGCCTTTGATCTTTGTAAAGAAAATAACGTTCTCTTCATTGCAGATGAAATTCAAGTAGGGTTGGCTCGCACTGGTAAGCTATTTGCTTACGAGTGGGAAGGTTTTGAACCTGACATGCTGATTTTAGGAAAAGCATTAGGAGGAGGCGTGTTCCCAATTTCATGCGTTGTTGCAAATGATGATATCTTAGGTGTATTTAATCCAGGATCGCACGGTTCTACGTTTGGAGGAAATCCACTCGCTTGTGCTGTTTCCCTAGCATCGTTAGAAGTAATTGAAGAAGAAGAATTAGCAAACCGCTCATTAGAATTAGGCAATTACTTCAAAGAAGAGCTAAATAAAATTGGAAACCCGATTATTAAAGAAGTTCGCGGTCGCGGTCTATTTATTGGTGTAGAGCTATACGAAGCAGCTCGACCATATTGTGAAAAATTAAAAGCAGAAGGTCTTTTATGTAAAGAAACGCATCACACAGTTATTCGATTTGCTCCACCGCTCACAATTTCAAAAGAAGAGCTTGATTGGGCAATTGAGCGAATTCAAAAAGTATTTTATGCCTAA
- a CDS encoding sigma 54-interacting transcriptional regulator, which translates to MTKSNYSTPLVQSIFEKIINEVDAGIHAIDEHGTTIIYNEQMMQMESMEKHDVLHKNVLDVFMFQDNQESTLVKALREGKSTINVKQTYFNNKGKEITTINNTFPIIDNGKIKGAVEIAKDVTQLEKLIRENNRHREPKMITFEQIIGSSTAMQDVVNVAKRATRTPSSVLIVGDTGTGKELFAQSIHNGSSRSAKPFISQNCAAIPDTLMESLLFGTVRGAFTGAADQPGLFEQANGGTLLLDEINSLPTNLQAKLLRVLQEKTIRRIGDTKERTIDVRIIANMNEDPINAINEHRLRKDLYYRLGVVTIQIPPLRERKEDIPALVKTFIQKYNDRFQMEVMGIDERVMSSFLHYEWPGNVRELEHVIEGAMNLMIGEEEIHYHHLPFQYQNRFLPPVNTRVISHVRNEDQAYVPLKSQLLQFEAHCIKEALEQHDDNISQTAKALGMSRQSLQYRMRRLNITK; encoded by the coding sequence ATGACAAAGTCTAACTATTCTACACCGCTGGTTCAGTCCATCTTCGAAAAAATTATTAATGAGGTTGATGCTGGTATTCATGCAATTGATGAACATGGTACAACCATTATTTATAATGAACAAATGATGCAAATGGAATCCATGGAAAAGCACGATGTGCTTCACAAGAACGTGCTGGATGTTTTCATGTTTCAAGATAATCAAGAGAGTACGCTTGTCAAAGCTCTACGTGAGGGTAAATCAACTATTAACGTAAAACAAACGTATTTCAACAATAAAGGAAAAGAAATTACGACCATCAATAACACATTTCCAATCATTGATAATGGGAAAATTAAAGGCGCAGTTGAAATTGCGAAAGATGTAACTCAGCTTGAGAAGCTTATCCGTGAGAACAACCGACATCGAGAGCCAAAAATGATAACATTTGAGCAGATTATCGGTAGCAGTACAGCTATGCAAGATGTAGTAAATGTCGCGAAACGAGCCACGCGCACTCCTTCATCCGTTTTAATTGTAGGTGACACAGGCACGGGAAAAGAATTGTTTGCTCAAAGCATACATAATGGAAGCAGTCGATCGGCTAAACCGTTTATTTCACAAAACTGTGCTGCAATTCCAGATACTTTAATGGAAAGCCTCCTTTTTGGAACAGTTCGAGGTGCTTTTACAGGCGCAGCAGACCAGCCTGGACTTTTTGAACAAGCTAATGGAGGAACTTTACTATTAGATGAAATAAATTCGCTTCCTACAAATCTTCAAGCGAAGCTGCTTCGTGTTTTGCAGGAAAAAACGATTCGTCGCATTGGCGACACGAAAGAAAGAACGATAGATGTTCGTATTATCGCTAATATGAACGAAGACCCTATTAATGCTATTAACGAACATCGATTACGAAAAGACTTATACTATCGCTTAGGGGTTGTCACGATACAGATTCCACCTCTAAGAGAGCGTAAAGAAGATATACCAGCGCTCGTTAAAACATTTATTCAAAAGTACAACGATCGCTTTCAAATGGAGGTAATGGGAATTGATGAGCGAGTCATGTCATCTTTTTTACATTACGAATGGCCTGGTAACGTTAGAGAGTTAGAACACGTTATTGAAGGTGCGATGAACTTGATGATTGGTGAAGAGGAAATCCACTACCATCACTTACCATTCCAGTATCAAAATCGCTTCCTTCCGCCTGTTAATACCAGAGTGATAAGCCATGTCCGGAACGAAGATCAAGCTTATGTCCCCTTAAAAAGTCAGCTTTTGCAGTTTGAAGCTCACTGTATTAAAGAAGCACTAGAGCAACATGATGACAACATTTCTCAGACAGCTAAGGCACTAGGAATGAGCAGGCAGAGCTTACAATATCGAATGCGCCGTTTGAACATTACGAAATAA
- the pruA gene encoding L-glutamate gamma-semialdehyde dehydrogenase, with protein MVRTYQHEPFTNFKDEKNQQLFQEALSYVSTQLGKTYPLIINGERIETEEKTTSINPSNKTEVIGYVSLANQELAEKAMNAALEAFEEWKKWKAEDRANILFRAAAMLRRRKHEFSAYLVKEAGKPWNEADADTAEAIDFIEYYARQMLELTKGQPVNSRPGEYNQYNYVPLGVGIIISPFNFPLAIMAGTAIAAIVSGNTILLKPADATPVIAAKFVELMEEAGLPKGVLNFTPGKGSIIGDYLVEHPKTRFVSFTGSREVGCRIYERAAKVQPGQIWLKRVIAEMGGKDTVLVDRDADLELAASSIVYSAFGFSGQKCSAGSRAVIHEDVYDEVVEKVVSLTQTLTVGNPESVDTYMGPVIHQASFDKIMSYIEIGRTEGDLLVGGEGDSSNGFFVQPTVFGNVDQDARLMKEEIFGPVVAICKARDFDHMLEVANNTDYGLTGAVLSNTRANIERAREEFHVGNLYFNRGCTGAIVGYQPFGGFNMSGTDSKAGGPDYLLLHMQAKTTSEMF; from the coding sequence ATGGTACGTACATATCAACATGAACCATTTACTAATTTTAAAGATGAAAAGAATCAACAGCTATTTCAAGAAGCTTTATCATACGTGAGTACACAATTGGGAAAAACATACCCACTTATTATTAACGGTGAGCGTATTGAAACAGAAGAAAAAACAACGTCTATTAACCCTTCAAACAAGACAGAAGTAATTGGCTACGTCTCATTAGCAAATCAAGAGCTAGCTGAAAAAGCAATGAATGCGGCGTTAGAGGCTTTTGAAGAATGGAAAAAGTGGAAAGCTGAAGATCGAGCAAATATTTTATTCCGCGCAGCAGCAATGCTAAGACGCCGTAAGCACGAATTTTCTGCCTATTTAGTAAAAGAAGCTGGAAAGCCTTGGAACGAAGCAGATGCAGATACAGCAGAAGCTATTGACTTCATCGAATATTATGCAAGGCAAATGCTGGAGCTTACAAAAGGACAGCCGGTTAACAGCCGTCCAGGTGAATATAATCAGTATAACTATGTTCCGTTAGGTGTGGGTATCATTATTTCACCTTTTAACTTTCCGTTAGCAATTATGGCTGGAACGGCAATTGCAGCCATTGTGAGTGGAAACACTATTTTACTAAAACCAGCTGATGCAACGCCGGTTATTGCTGCTAAATTTGTAGAGCTCATGGAAGAAGCAGGTTTGCCAAAAGGTGTTCTTAACTTTACTCCTGGTAAAGGATCTATTATTGGAGATTATTTAGTTGAACATCCAAAAACAAGATTTGTTTCGTTTACGGGTTCTCGAGAAGTGGGATGTCGTATTTATGAACGCGCAGCGAAAGTACAACCAGGCCAAATTTGGCTAAAGCGTGTGATTGCAGAAATGGGTGGTAAGGATACGGTATTGGTTGATCGCGATGCCGATTTAGAGTTAGCTGCTTCATCCATCGTTTACTCTGCTTTTGGTTTTTCTGGTCAAAAGTGTTCAGCAGGATCAAGAGCCGTTATTCATGAAGACGTATATGATGAGGTTGTCGAAAAGGTTGTCTCTTTAACACAAACTTTAACAGTCGGGAATCCAGAGAGCGTAGATACGTACATGGGACCAGTTATTCACCAAGCATCGTTTGATAAAATTATGAGTTACATTGAGATTGGTAGAACAGAAGGAGATTTATTAGTAGGAGGAGAAGGAGACTCATCTAACGGTTTCTTTGTCCAGCCAACTGTATTTGGAAACGTAGACCAAGACGCTCGTTTAATGAAGGAAGAAATTTTCGGGCCAGTTGTGGCAATTTGTAAAGCAAGAGACTTTGATCACATGTTAGAAGTTGCAAACAATACAGATTATGGATTAACAGGCGCAGTCCTATCGAATACGCGTGCTAATATCGAGCGTGCGCGCGAAGAGTTTCATGTTGGAAACTTATATTTTAATAGAGGGTGTACGGGAGCGATTGTTGGTTATCAGCCATTTGGTGGGTTCAATATGTCAGGCACTGACTCAAAGGCTGGTGGTCCTGATTATTTATTACTTCATATGCAGGCGAAAACAACATCTGAAATGTTCTAA
- a CDS encoding S1-like domain-containing RNA-binding protein: MSRVEPGQRAYLTVSRETPMGYMLDSEDGEILLHKNETTQELAEQEEVEVFVYLDNQSRLTATMHMPVVEEGTYAWVEVVDVNDDLGVFVDIGMSKDMLIGSTDLPALESLWPDVGNKLYCTMKISKRGKIYGKVATDDVMKAMAKPAPSHLFNREVTGRIYRVLRVGSFIMTEEGYVGFIHESERKEEPKIGALVTGRVVNVKEDGTLNVSLLPRKQESMDEDAQVLYDYMESRGGVMPFWDKSYPEDIRTRFNMSKAAFKRALGKLMKEDKVYQEEGWTYFKKDK; the protein is encoded by the coding sequence ATGAGTAGAGTAGAACCAGGCCAAAGAGCATATTTGACTGTAAGCCGTGAAACGCCGATGGGATATATGCTTGATAGCGAAGATGGAGAGATTCTTCTTCATAAAAATGAAACAACGCAAGAGTTAGCAGAACAAGAAGAAGTAGAAGTGTTTGTATACTTAGATAACCAAAGTCGACTAACAGCTACGATGCATATGCCAGTTGTTGAAGAGGGAACGTATGCGTGGGTTGAAGTAGTTGACGTAAATGATGATTTAGGTGTATTTGTGGATATCGGTATGAGCAAAGACATGCTTATCGGTTCAACGGACCTTCCAGCTCTAGAGAGCCTGTGGCCTGATGTAGGCAACAAGCTTTATTGTACGATGAAAATATCAAAGCGTGGAAAAATTTATGGCAAAGTTGCCACAGATGACGTTATGAAAGCAATGGCTAAGCCAGCTCCAAGTCATCTGTTTAATCGCGAAGTCACGGGTCGTATCTATCGCGTGCTACGAGTAGGGTCTTTTATTATGACAGAAGAAGGTTATGTTGGATTTATTCACGAATCAGAACGTAAGGAAGAGCCGAAGATTGGAGCGCTTGTAACGGGACGTGTTGTGAATGTAAAAGAAGACGGTACATTGAATGTTTCGTTACTACCCCGAAAACAAGAAAGTATGGATGAAGATGCGCAGGTGTTATACGATTACATGGAAAGTCGCGGAGGCGTTATGCCATTTTGGGATAAAAGTTACCCAGAAGATATTCGTACACGTTTTAATATGAGTAAAGCAGCGTTTAAGCGCGCCTTAGGAAAGCTAATGAAAGAAGACAAGGTGTATCAAGAAGAAGGCTGGACATACTTTAAAAAAGATAAATAA
- a CDS encoding DUF3941 domain-containing protein, which yields MPHTSDNDKKAKDNQAKQEQKNLHEQRNRQAGKHSFSKKTDHL from the coding sequence ATGCCTCATACAAGTGATAATGATAAAAAAGCAAAAGATAATCAAGCAAAGCAAGAACAAAAGAATCTACATGAACAAAGAAATCGACAAGCAGGAAAACATTCATTTTCTAAAAAGACAGATCACCTATAA
- a CDS encoding DegV family protein gives MSIKILTDSASDLPRSFFEENNVSLLPLRVHLRDTEYLDLETINPAEVYKAIREGAMPKTSQAAPTTLYETFEELAKLDEQCVYIAFSSELSGTYQTAVMVKNELLETYPNFELEIIDTKCASLGQGLVVHYAVQQLATGLSFKELVAKTKQYATSMEHIFTVDDLDFLAQGGRVSKASAFVGGLLNIKPLLHVEDGKLVPIEKLRGRKKVLKRMVDIMEERGAKNLRDQTIAISHGDDEETAKQLKVLIEERFGSKSFLINMIGAAVGSHAGPGTIALFFLNDIIE, from the coding sequence ATGTCAATAAAAATTTTAACAGACAGTGCTAGTGACTTACCACGTTCTTTTTTCGAAGAAAATAACGTTTCGTTACTCCCTCTTCGTGTTCATTTACGCGATACAGAATATTTAGATTTAGAAACAATCAACCCTGCAGAAGTATACAAAGCCATTCGAGAAGGAGCAATGCCGAAAACATCTCAAGCTGCTCCAACTACTTTATATGAAACATTTGAAGAGTTGGCCAAATTAGACGAGCAATGTGTTTATATTGCATTTTCTTCTGAACTCTCAGGAACTTATCAAACGGCTGTGATGGTTAAAAATGAACTATTAGAAACGTACCCTAACTTCGAGCTAGAAATTATTGATACAAAATGCGCTTCTCTTGGGCAGGGTCTTGTTGTACACTATGCCGTTCAACAGCTGGCAACTGGCCTCAGCTTTAAAGAACTTGTAGCAAAGACAAAACAATATGCGACTAGCATGGAGCATATCTTCACGGTAGACGACCTTGATTTTCTTGCACAAGGTGGACGCGTAAGCAAAGCTTCTGCATTTGTTGGAGGATTGCTAAATATCAAACCTTTATTACATGTTGAAGATGGTAAGCTCGTTCCAATTGAAAAATTAAGAGGACGCAAGAAAGTGTTAAAGCGTATGGTCGATATCATGGAAGAACGCGGTGCAAAAAATCTAAGGGACCAAACAATCGCAATTAGCCACGGTGATGATGAAGAAACAGCTAAGCAGTTAAAAGTACTAATTGAAGAGCGATTTGGCTCCAAATCGTTTTTAATTAACATGATTGGAGCAGCTGTTGGTTCTCACGCTGGACCTGGGACGATTGCACTTTTCTTTTTAAACGACATTATCGAATAA
- a CDS encoding M20/M25/M40 family metallo-hydrolase → MYEQLAHLSLEQKVEVLTKTLVEIESVNGTEGEEKLAEFVKELLQTFPYFSENPHHLWIQHVPHDPVNRKNVFAFVKGAKQSAKTIVYHAHLDTVGIDDYGHLKHIAYDADELKTYFMIQQKDPEVQADAASGDWLFGRGALDMKSGIAVHLVNILYFTEKIKELEGNILLVINGDEESEHRGILAAVKELKRLKIKYQLDYVTAINNDFIAPLYEGDQTRYLYTGTAGKVLPCFYVHGRTVHVGDTLRGIDPNVIASELTRSIHNNMSLAEEIEGEMILPPTCLYQRDGKETYNVQTAVYTHLYFNYFMYEKKINEVTNELLKVARQACQEVENRLNQAYEDFCRRAQLPNRTLSFEIEVVTLHQYLLDLQTQGIDPRPHIEKTLIKYELLEARMKAFKLVEVLQALDTSHKPRVILFYAPPYLPHNHVDISTEKGNEVLNAIHACVEKFTSETNEQFEVRKFFPYLSDGSFLSFSETNEEIHSFTRNFPGWEFNQTIPFQEIKELDLPSINLGVYGKDGHKWTERVYKPYSFKILPQFIQQVTTELLKAK, encoded by the coding sequence ATGTATGAACAACTTGCTCACTTGTCATTAGAACAAAAAGTAGAAGTTCTTACAAAAACATTGGTAGAAATCGAAAGCGTCAATGGAACAGAAGGAGAGGAGAAGCTTGCTGAATTTGTAAAAGAGTTACTTCAAACATTTCCTTATTTTAGTGAAAATCCTCATCATCTATGGATACAACATGTTCCTCATGACCCCGTGAACCGGAAAAATGTTTTTGCATTTGTGAAAGGCGCAAAGCAATCAGCAAAAACCATTGTATACCATGCGCATTTAGATACAGTGGGGATAGATGATTATGGACATCTTAAGCATATTGCATACGATGCTGATGAATTAAAGACATATTTCATGATTCAGCAAAAAGATCCAGAAGTTCAAGCTGATGCAGCATCAGGTGATTGGCTGTTTGGGCGTGGAGCCCTTGATATGAAAAGTGGAATTGCCGTTCATCTTGTTAACATCCTTTACTTTACAGAAAAGATCAAGGAGCTGGAAGGAAATATCTTATTGGTCATTAATGGAGATGAAGAAAGTGAACATAGAGGAATTTTAGCTGCTGTTAAAGAATTGAAACGCTTGAAAATAAAATATCAGTTAGACTATGTAACAGCCATTAACAATGACTTTATTGCGCCTTTGTATGAAGGAGATCAAACCCGCTATCTCTATACAGGTACAGCTGGAAAAGTATTGCCATGCTTTTATGTTCATGGTCGTACGGTACACGTAGGCGATACGCTACGAGGAATTGATCCAAATGTGATTGCCTCTGAGCTTACACGAAGCATTCATAATAACATGAGCTTAGCGGAGGAGATTGAAGGTGAAATGATTTTACCACCGACTTGTCTGTACCAGAGAGATGGCAAAGAAACATATAATGTGCAGACAGCTGTATATACGCATTTGTACTTTAATTACTTCATGTATGAAAAGAAAATCAATGAAGTAACGAATGAATTGCTGAAGGTTGCACGTCAAGCATGTCAAGAGGTTGAAAACAGACTTAATCAAGCGTATGAAGATTTTTGCAGAAGAGCTCAATTGCCTAACCGCACCCTATCATTTGAGATAGAAGTTGTCACGCTACATCAATACCTTTTAGACTTACAGACACAAGGCATCGATCCGCGCCCCCATATCGAGAAAACCCTAATTAAATATGAGCTGTTAGAAGCTCGAATGAAAGCTTTTAAGTTAGTAGAAGTACTTCAAGCTTTGGATACTTCTCATAAGCCGCGAGTTATTTTGTTTTATGCACCACCTTATTTACCGCATAATCACGTCGATATAAGTACTGAAAAGGGAAATGAGGTTTTGAACGCGATACATGCTTGTGTAGAAAAGTTCACATCTGAAACGAATGAGCAATTCGAAGTGCGAAAGTTTTTCCCTTATCTATCTGATGGAAGTTTTTTGTCATTTTCAGAAACAAACGAAGAAATACATTCGTTCACGAGGAACTTTCCAGGTTGGGAATTTAATCAGACCATTCCGTTTCAAGAAATTAAAGAGTTGGACCTTCCGTCTATCAACCTTGGCGTATACGGAAAAGATGGTCATAAATGGACGGAAAGAGTCTATAAGCCTTATTCATTTAAGATTTTACCTCAATTTATCCAACAGGTGACAACGGAGCTGTTGAAAGCGAAATAA